Proteins from one Brevibacillus humidisoli genomic window:
- the alaS gene encoding alanine--tRNA ligase, translating into MKKLTGNQIRQMYLDFFVTKGHRIEPSAPLIPHDDPSLLWINSGVATLKKYFDGRIIPDNPRITNSQKAIRTNDIENVGRTARHHTFFEMLGNFSIGDYFKREAIHWAWEFLTSPEWIGFDPEKLSVTIHPEDDEAFEIWHQEVGIPKERIVRLEENFWDIGEGPCGPNSEIFYDRGERFGSDPNDPELYPGGENERYLEVWNLVFSQYNHNPDGSYTPLPKKNIDTGMGLERMASILQEVDNNYETDLLFPLIEATSAITGVAYRAGAETDVALKVIADHTRTVVFAIGDGALPSNEGRGYVIRRLLRRAVRMGKLLGIEKPFLYQLTEVVGRMMGEFYPEVVEKRAFIEKVIRAEEERFHETLNEGLTILEQMVEQTKAAGEMKLSGADTFKLYDTYGFPVDLTEDFASEHGLSVDREGFERAMDEQRERARAARQEVDSMQTQGGPLSELAVKSEFIGYTDLVTNAKVAAIIANNQLVDQVDEGDACQVVLDRTPFYAESGGQVNDEGVLASDVVKARVADVQKGPMGQHVHSVVVEAGTLRVGDTVEAVVNREARIDIVKNHTATHLLHQALKDVLGTHVNQAGSLVAPERLRFDFTHISTVSPEELEQIEAIVNEKVWANLGVDVMQKPLAEAKAMGAMALFGEKYGEIVRLVQVGDYSLELCGGCHVNNTAEIGLFKIVSESGIGAGTRRIEAVTGRGAYQYLNQQLNTLREVAHAVKATQLQETPARVEAVLQQIREVQRENESLRAKLGNMEAVGLTEQVKQVGDVQVLSARVSAADMDSLRGMVDDLKAKLGSAVIVLGAVDGEKVQLVAGVTKDLMEQGFHAGKIVKEVAGRCGGGGGGRPDMAQAGGKDPAKLGEALAVVEELVRKQAAVSN; encoded by the coding sequence ATGAAAAAGCTGACAGGCAATCAAATCCGCCAAATGTATCTCGACTTTTTCGTAACCAAAGGACACCGCATCGAGCCGAGTGCACCGCTGATTCCGCATGACGATCCATCGTTGCTGTGGATCAACAGCGGGGTGGCGACACTCAAGAAATACTTTGATGGACGGATTATCCCGGACAATCCGCGGATCACCAATTCCCAAAAGGCGATTCGTACCAATGACATCGAGAATGTCGGGCGTACAGCCCGCCACCATACGTTTTTTGAGATGCTGGGCAACTTCTCGATCGGGGATTACTTCAAGCGAGAGGCGATTCACTGGGCTTGGGAGTTTCTCACCAGTCCGGAGTGGATCGGCTTCGATCCGGAGAAGTTGTCGGTGACGATTCACCCGGAAGATGATGAAGCATTTGAGATTTGGCATCAAGAAGTAGGCATTCCAAAAGAACGGATTGTCCGGCTGGAGGAGAACTTCTGGGACATTGGGGAAGGCCCGTGCGGCCCCAACTCGGAGATCTTTTACGATCGCGGCGAACGGTTTGGCAGTGATCCCAATGATCCTGAATTGTACCCCGGCGGTGAAAACGAGCGTTACCTGGAAGTGTGGAATCTCGTCTTTTCTCAATATAACCACAATCCGGATGGTAGCTACACTCCGCTTCCAAAGAAGAACATCGATACCGGGATGGGATTGGAGCGGATGGCGTCGATCCTACAGGAGGTGGACAACAACTACGAAACAGATCTGCTGTTCCCGCTGATTGAAGCGACCAGCGCGATCACTGGCGTAGCCTACAGGGCCGGGGCTGAGACGGACGTGGCTCTGAAAGTGATCGCCGATCATACGCGGACGGTCGTCTTTGCGATTGGCGACGGAGCGCTTCCTTCCAATGAGGGGCGTGGTTACGTGATTCGTCGTCTGCTCCGTCGTGCGGTACGGATGGGGAAACTGCTCGGGATTGAAAAGCCGTTTTTGTATCAACTGACAGAAGTAGTCGGCCGCATGATGGGAGAGTTCTATCCAGAAGTGGTAGAGAAGCGTGCCTTCATTGAAAAAGTGATCCGCGCAGAAGAAGAGCGTTTCCACGAGACGCTGAATGAAGGATTAACCATCCTGGAGCAGATGGTTGAGCAGACCAAGGCAGCCGGGGAGATGAAGCTGTCCGGAGCGGATACGTTTAAACTGTACGATACGTACGGCTTCCCCGTCGACCTGACCGAAGACTTCGCTAGTGAACACGGATTATCCGTCGATCGGGAAGGGTTTGAGAGAGCGATGGATGAGCAGCGTGAACGGGCCCGTGCTGCACGCCAGGAAGTGGACAGCATGCAGACACAAGGCGGACCGCTGAGCGAGCTTGCGGTTAAGAGCGAGTTTATTGGGTATACTGATCTGGTAACAAATGCCAAGGTGGCTGCGATTATTGCCAACAACCAGTTGGTCGATCAAGTAGATGAAGGGGATGCTTGTCAGGTCGTACTGGACCGGACCCCATTTTATGCCGAGAGCGGCGGCCAGGTAAATGACGAAGGCGTACTTGCCTCCGACGTGGTCAAGGCACGGGTTGCCGATGTACAGAAGGGGCCGATGGGTCAACACGTCCACAGTGTGGTCGTGGAGGCAGGAACGCTGCGGGTAGGTGATACGGTGGAAGCGGTTGTCAATCGGGAAGCGCGGATTGACATCGTGAAAAACCATACTGCGACGCACCTGCTGCATCAGGCTCTCAAGGACGTATTGGGCACACACGTCAATCAGGCCGGTTCACTGGTTGCACCGGAACGACTGCGGTTTGACTTTACCCATATCAGTACGGTCAGTCCCGAAGAACTGGAGCAAATCGAGGCAATCGTCAACGAAAAAGTATGGGCCAATCTGGGTGTCGATGTGATGCAGAAACCGCTGGCCGAGGCGAAGGCGATGGGCGCGATGGCCCTGTTTGGCGAAAAATATGGCGAGATTGTGCGCCTGGTGCAGGTAGGAGACTACAGCCTGGAGCTTTGCGGTGGTTGTCATGTGAACAATACGGCGGAGATCGGATTGTTCAAGATTGTCAGCGAAAGCGGGATTGGTGCAGGAACCCGTCGGATCGAAGCCGTGACCGGACGTGGAGCCTATCAGTACCTCAACCAGCAGCTGAACACCTTGCGGGAAGTGGCCCATGCCGTCAAGGCGACACAACTGCAAGAGACGCCGGCTCGTGTGGAAGCGGTTTTGCAGCAGATCCGAGAGGTACAGCGGGAGAACGAGTCACTGCGGGCAAAACTAGGCAATATGGAAGCGGTGGGGCTGACGGAACAGGTAAAACAAGTAGGTGATGTACAGGTATTGAGCGCTCGCGTGTCGGCTGCCGACATGGATAGTTTGCGCGGCATGGTTGACGATCTGAAAGCGAAGCTGGGCTCGGCAGTCATCGTATTGGGAGCGGTTGACGGCGAGAAAGTACAGTTGGTCGCAGGAGTGACCAAAGATTTGATGGAGCAAGGATTCCATGCAGGAAAAATCGTCAAGGAAGTAGCGGGACGCTGTGGCGGCGGAGGCGGCGGGCGACCGGACATGGCTCAGGCGGGTGGAAAAGATCCGGCCAAACTGGGTGAAGCACTTGCAGTCGTGGAAGAACTGGTGCGCAAGCAGGCTGCCGTCAGCAACTAA
- a CDS encoding AI-2E family transporter, which produces MQRNRFFSIVINLIALLVLANLLWWLRPVLSCIAEWTGEILLPFLIGLLVAYLLHPVVTALEKRKVPRSVAVLLIYTSFILTLVVILINAIPVFTRQLIELSDDLPRLSNWYHTWMTEWEYHKYILPDTIQSGVDRVIIQSKERMAQGISDLVENARETISKLLGYAVIPFIAFYFLKDMKLIQRALMQIIPRAYRRKTIVTLRDVNDVLAKYLHGQMVVALIVGGLAYVGYWLIDMPYPFVLAAVVCLTNVIPYIGPLIGATPAAVVALTISTKTVILVLVINLVIQVIEGNILSPNIVGRSLKLHPLLIILALLAGEALGGIVGLIIAVPALAVLKVLISRIVLILRES; this is translated from the coding sequence ATGCAGCGGAATCGTTTTTTCTCGATTGTCATCAACCTGATCGCGCTGCTGGTGTTGGCCAACCTGCTCTGGTGGCTTCGCCCCGTGCTGTCCTGTATCGCAGAGTGGACTGGAGAAATCCTGCTTCCCTTTCTGATCGGGCTGTTGGTAGCCTACCTCCTGCATCCCGTAGTCACCGCACTGGAAAAGCGGAAAGTGCCTCGTTCCGTAGCTGTCCTGCTCATTTACACCTCATTTATTCTGACGCTTGTGGTGATCCTGATCAATGCGATCCCCGTGTTCACCCGTCAGCTGATCGAACTCTCCGACGATCTGCCGCGATTGTCCAATTGGTATCATACCTGGATGACGGAATGGGAGTACCACAAATACATTTTGCCGGATACGATCCAGAGTGGCGTTGATAGGGTGATCATACAGTCCAAAGAACGAATGGCGCAGGGCATCAGTGATCTGGTGGAAAACGCAAGAGAAACGATCAGCAAACTTTTAGGGTATGCGGTGATCCCTTTTATCGCCTTTTACTTTTTAAAGGACATGAAGTTGATTCAGCGAGCCCTCATGCAGATCATACCTCGTGCCTACCGCCGCAAGACGATCGTTACGCTGCGCGATGTAAACGATGTGCTGGCCAAGTATCTGCACGGACAAATGGTGGTAGCACTGATCGTCGGCGGTTTGGCTTACGTGGGATACTGGCTGATCGATATGCCGTATCCATTCGTTCTGGCTGCGGTCGTCTGTCTGACCAACGTGATTCCTTACATCGGTCCCTTGATTGGCGCCACACCGGCCGCGGTTGTCGCTTTAACCATTTCCACCAAAACGGTGATTCTGGTATTGGTGATCAATCTCGTGATCCAGGTGATAGAGGGCAACATTTTGTCTCCCAATATCGTCGGCCGGTCGCTCAAGCTTCACCCGCTGCTCATCATATTGGCTCTGCTGGCAGGGGAAGCGCTTGGGGGGATCGTTGGACTCATCATCGCTGTACCTGCCTTGGCCGTGCTTAAAGTACTAATCAGTCGGATCGTGTTGATTTTGCGGGAAAGTTGA
- a CDS encoding PRC-barrel domain-containing protein translates to MQRGLDVLGLPVVCLDSGEQIGIVRDILCDKTWRTLGIVLEEKSWFQPGTFIPFELIHAVGDDCLTVSSRGAATSMESLADVDVLGVFTGKGCLRGKTVLTERGESLGNVEDVYFSSNWEKLVGYELSDGWIADLTEGRKRLPLAYSPVVGKEALIIPEFPRHQAESVQS, encoded by the coding sequence ATGCAGAGAGGACTGGATGTGCTGGGATTGCCCGTCGTCTGTCTCGATTCCGGCGAGCAGATTGGCATTGTCCGCGACATTCTCTGCGACAAGACGTGGCGTACGCTGGGCATCGTACTGGAAGAAAAGAGCTGGTTTCAGCCGGGAACGTTCATCCCCTTCGAGTTGATTCATGCGGTAGGAGACGATTGTCTTACCGTGTCAAGCAGGGGCGCTGCTACCTCCATGGAGTCACTCGCCGATGTAGATGTACTGGGAGTCTTTACCGGAAAAGGCTGCTTACGCGGCAAAACGGTTTTGACGGAACGGGGAGAATCTCTGGGTAATGTGGAAGATGTTTACTTCTCATCCAACTGGGAGAAGCTAGTAGGGTACGAACTGTCAGACGGTTGGATTGCAGACCTGACAGAAGGGCGCAAACGTCTGCCCCTGGCATATTCACCAGTGGTCGGAAAGGAAGCCCTGATCATTCCCGAGTTCCCCCGTCACCAGGCCGAGAGTGTCCAATCATGA
- a CDS encoding ATP-dependent RecD-like DNA helicase — translation MSQQTLSLFVEPFIRGQVVREIYFNEENWYGVYRFQVEETNESISEKEVVVVGHFPRPHPDEVYTFYGEWKVHPRFGSQYSVNRYERETPKTAAGVEKYLASGLFEGIGKKTAKRIVAHLGVDALSVIADNPEQLEQVPGISRERARKIYDSVLEHRMLERTMVFLYDFGIGVHLALRIYQTYKSETMDILQTSPYKLVEDIDGIGFKRADEIARAVGVAASSPERVKAAVLYTLKEAAYGEGHVYLPVAELADRSRRLLAECGGHSFQDDELTLAIQHMFEEQKLIWDDDRAYLSTLFFAEIGLAKQLRYFAKRAFQEAFPASEYYRALGKVEEELGITYAASQREAVEQALQSGLMLLTGGPGTGKTTVIRAICCVFAELNGLSLDPKQYDPYENPFPILLVAPTGRAAKRMTETTGLPAMTIHRLLGWNGDSFEYDQERQVHGRLLIIDEMSMVDIWLANQLFRALPDDIQIVMVGDPDQLPSVGPGHVLQDMIDSGLIPQVHLHDIYRQAEQSSIIRLAHDIREGKVPEDLLSPAPDRRFFTSSPQDLVRIVKQICEGAVKKGYTPKEIQVLSPMYKGNAGVNQLNQELQDLFNPKTEQKREVSYGETVFRTGDKVLQLVNNAEEQVYNGDIGEIVAIFRPNENEQQEELLVVLFDGKEVAYKRSQYHQLTLAYCCSVHKSQGSEFPIVIMPFVRQYYRMLRRKLVYTGVTRSKSYLLLCGDPEAFRLAVENDDESVRHTYLRQRLVGQETD, via the coding sequence TTGTCGCAACAGACGCTCTCCCTGTTTGTCGAACCGTTTATCCGAGGACAAGTGGTGCGAGAAATTTACTTCAATGAAGAGAATTGGTACGGGGTGTATCGTTTTCAGGTAGAGGAGACAAACGAATCGATCAGCGAAAAGGAAGTCGTTGTGGTTGGCCACTTTCCGCGCCCTCATCCCGATGAGGTGTATACGTTCTACGGTGAGTGGAAGGTGCATCCGAGGTTTGGCAGTCAGTATAGTGTCAATCGTTACGAGCGGGAGACACCCAAGACGGCAGCGGGTGTGGAAAAGTATTTGGCCAGCGGGTTGTTCGAGGGGATCGGCAAAAAGACGGCCAAGCGGATTGTGGCCCACTTGGGGGTGGATGCGCTCTCGGTGATTGCTGATAACCCGGAGCAGTTGGAGCAGGTTCCGGGGATTTCACGTGAGCGGGCGCGCAAAATCTACGATTCGGTGTTGGAGCACCGCATGTTGGAGAGAACCATGGTCTTCCTCTACGATTTTGGCATCGGTGTTCATCTCGCCCTCCGCATCTACCAGACCTACAAATCAGAGACGATGGACATCTTGCAAACGTCACCGTACAAGCTGGTTGAGGATATTGATGGCATCGGCTTTAAGCGGGCTGACGAGATTGCCCGCGCCGTTGGCGTCGCTGCTTCTTCGCCGGAGCGGGTCAAAGCGGCTGTACTCTATACGCTGAAAGAGGCCGCTTATGGAGAGGGGCATGTCTATCTGCCGGTTGCCGAACTGGCAGATAGGAGCCGCAGATTGCTTGCGGAATGCGGGGGTCATTCGTTTCAAGACGATGAACTGACACTTGCCATACAGCATATGTTTGAAGAGCAAAAGCTGATCTGGGACGATGATCGTGCCTATCTGTCGACTCTCTTTTTTGCGGAGATCGGCTTGGCCAAGCAGCTTCGCTATTTTGCCAAACGAGCTTTTCAGGAAGCGTTTCCCGCTTCGGAATATTATCGGGCGTTAGGCAAAGTAGAAGAAGAGCTGGGGATCACGTACGCTGCTTCCCAGCGGGAAGCGGTGGAACAAGCGCTGCAGAGCGGCCTGATGCTGCTGACCGGCGGACCCGGAACGGGCAAGACCACCGTGATCCGTGCCATTTGCTGCGTCTTCGCGGAGCTGAACGGTCTTTCGCTTGATCCCAAGCAGTACGATCCGTATGAGAATCCGTTCCCGATCCTGCTCGTTGCACCCACTGGCAGAGCGGCGAAGCGGATGACAGAGACAACCGGCCTGCCGGCGATGACGATTCACCGTTTGCTTGGATGGAATGGCGACAGCTTCGAGTACGATCAGGAACGTCAGGTGCACGGCAGGCTTCTGATCATTGACGAGATGTCGATGGTAGATATTTGGCTTGCCAACCAGTTGTTCCGTGCCCTGCCGGATGACATCCAGATCGTGATGGTCGGCGATCCCGATCAACTGCCCTCAGTAGGACCGGGCCATGTGCTGCAGGACATGATCGATTCCGGCCTCATCCCGCAGGTTCACCTGCACGACATCTACCGTCAGGCGGAGCAATCCTCGATCATTCGGCTAGCCCATGACATTCGCGAGGGGAAGGTTCCGGAGGATCTGCTGTCCCCTGCCCCTGATCGCAGATTTTTCACAAGTTCGCCACAAGATCTTGTGCGAATCGTGAAACAAATCTGTGAGGGAGCCGTAAAAAAAGGGTACACACCAAAAGAGATTCAGGTTCTTTCCCCGATGTACAAGGGAAACGCGGGTGTCAACCAGCTAAATCAGGAACTGCAGGATTTGTTTAACCCAAAGACGGAGCAAAAGCGGGAAGTTTCGTATGGAGAGACTGTGTTCCGCACCGGTGACAAAGTGCTGCAGTTGGTCAACAACGCCGAGGAGCAGGTGTACAACGGTGACATTGGCGAAATCGTCGCTATTTTTCGCCCCAACGAAAATGAGCAGCAGGAGGAACTGCTGGTGGTTTTGTTTGACGGCAAAGAGGTGGCCTACAAACGTTCGCAGTACCATCAACTAACCTTGGCTTACTGCTGTTCTGTGCACAAGTCGCAGGGAAGCGAGTTCCCGATCGTGATCATGCCGTTTGTCCGTCAATACTACCGCATGCTTCGGCGTAAACTGGTATACACCGGGGTAACACGCAGCAAATCGTATCTTTTGCTCTGCGGGGACCCCGAGGCCTTTCGTCTGGCCGTTGAAAACGACGATGAAAGTGTACGCCACACCTATCTGCGACAGCGACTTGTAGGTCAGGAAACCGACTGA
- a CDS encoding cysteine desulfurase family protein, giving the protein MMMSIYLDHAATTPVHPRVREAMQPYLTDHFGNPSSIHSYGRTARAAVEGSRDVIAQFLRVRPKQLVFTGSGTEADNMAIIGAAMANRERGNHIITTRAEHHAVLHTCEFLEENGFEVTYLPVDETGMVQVSALEQALRPNTILVSIIMGNNEVGTIQPIASIGQLLRDKQILFHTDAVQAFGLLQIDLAELPVDLLSASAHKINGPKGVGLLYVAGGVKLSPFIFGGSQERNRRAGTENVPGIVGFAEAVKLAAEEMENKWAQYGRLRQAMIETWQTSQIDFYINGHPEQYLPHILNVSFPGTDTETMLLNLDLAGIAAASGSACSSGSLELSHVLQAMCLDESRSRSAIRFSFGWGNTVEQVNQAAVRIAEIVKQLKGSK; this is encoded by the coding sequence ATGATGATGAGTATTTATCTCGATCACGCCGCCACCACCCCGGTTCACCCACGTGTCCGGGAGGCGATGCAGCCATATCTGACAGACCATTTCGGCAACCCTTCCAGTATTCACAGCTATGGGCGGACAGCTCGTGCGGCAGTCGAAGGCTCACGCGATGTAATTGCCCAGTTTCTTCGGGTCCGTCCCAAACAGCTGGTCTTTACCGGCAGTGGAACCGAAGCGGACAACATGGCGATTATCGGCGCCGCGATGGCCAATCGGGAACGGGGCAACCATATCATTACCACCCGGGCGGAACACCACGCCGTACTCCACACCTGCGAGTTTCTGGAGGAAAACGGCTTTGAAGTGACGTATTTGCCGGTTGACGAAACTGGCATGGTGCAGGTGTCCGCTCTGGAGCAAGCCCTGCGGCCCAATACCATTTTGGTCTCGATCATCATGGGCAATAATGAGGTAGGGACCATTCAGCCGATCGCGAGCATAGGCCAGCTGCTGCGGGACAAACAGATCTTGTTTCACACCGATGCCGTACAAGCATTTGGTCTGCTACAGATTGATCTGGCTGAACTTCCTGTTGATCTGCTGTCTGCTTCTGCTCACAAAATCAACGGACCAAAAGGCGTTGGCCTCTTGTACGTCGCCGGAGGTGTCAAGCTGTCGCCGTTTATTTTTGGCGGGTCTCAAGAGCGCAATCGGCGGGCTGGCACGGAGAACGTACCTGGAATCGTCGGGTTTGCCGAAGCGGTCAAACTGGCTGCAGAAGAAATGGAGAACAAGTGGGCTCAATACGGAAGATTGAGGCAGGCCATGATCGAGACCTGGCAAACCTCGCAAATCGATTTCTACATCAATGGTCACCCGGAACAGTATTTGCCGCACATCTTAAACGTCAGCTTTCCCGGAACCGACACCGAGACCATGCTGCTGAACCTGGATCTGGCCGGAATTGCTGCAGCGAGCGGTTCAGCCTGTTCATCAGGTTCATTGGAATTGTCGCATGTGCTGCAGGCGATGTGTCTGGACGAATCGCGCAGCAGATCTGCGATACGCTTTAGCTTTGGATGGGGGAATACGGTAGAGCAAGTGAACCAGGCGGCTGTCCGGATAGCGGAGATCGTCAAACAGCTAAAGGGCAGCAAATAA
- the cymR gene encoding cysteine metabolism transcriptional regulator CymR has translation MKISTKGRYGLTIMMELASNYGNGPVSLKSIAQRNDLSEHYLEQLVAPLRNAGLVKSIRGAYGGYVLSKPPEEITSGDVIRVLEGPISPVEFMEEEDPAKRYLWLRIRDSISAVLDSTTLRDLITYQDDGRTESYMFYI, from the coding sequence TTGAAGATTTCGACTAAAGGACGCTATGGTTTGACGATTATGATGGAACTCGCCTCCAACTACGGCAACGGCCCTGTATCCCTGAAAAGCATTGCCCAGCGGAACGATTTGTCGGAACACTACCTGGAACAATTGGTGGCTCCGCTGCGCAATGCCGGTCTAGTGAAGAGCATCAGAGGGGCGTACGGCGGCTACGTACTCTCCAAGCCGCCGGAAGAGATTACCTCGGGTGATGTAATCCGTGTGCTAGAAGGACCGATCAGCCCGGTGGAATTCATGGAAGAGGAAGATCCTGCCAAACGCTACTTGTGGCTCCGAATACGTGACAGTATCTCTGCGGTGCTGGATTCAACCACGCTGAGAGACCTGATTACGTATCAGGACGACGGCCGCACGGAAAGCTACATGTTTTACATTTAA
- a CDS encoding AAA family ATPase encodes MDLFSFAFEEQQSGKIKPLAARLRPRTLDEVLGQSHILGPGKLLRRAIEADQVSSLIFYGPPGTGKTTIAKVIARTTKTHFAELNAVTAGVADIRAIVNEAKDRLVMNSQRTTLFVDEIHRFNKGQQDALLPYVEEGTIILIGATTENPFFEVNAALLSRSQIFQLNPLSEQELARVINRALTDREQGLGELEVELTSEATDHLVHYAEGDARRLLNALELAALTTPPGSDGRIVITLDVAVESIQRRAVRYDKSGDNHYDTISAFIKSIRGSDPDAALYWLARMIDAGEDPRFIARRLVIAASEDIGNADPQAVTVAVSCFQALELVGMPEGRIPLAQATTYLATAPKSNAAYNGINEALETIRTDGHKPVPLHLRDRAYKGAAKLGHGDGYLYPHDYPDGHIPQQYLPDGVEYAFYRPKPIGYEQQIRERQETRRSRHM; translated from the coding sequence ATGGACTTATTTTCGTTTGCATTTGAGGAACAGCAGTCTGGGAAAATAAAGCCGTTGGCTGCCAGGTTAAGACCGCGTACGCTCGATGAGGTGCTCGGCCAGTCGCATATCCTCGGCCCCGGCAAACTGCTGCGTCGGGCGATTGAGGCGGACCAAGTCTCTTCCCTGATTTTTTACGGACCGCCCGGCACAGGCAAGACGACAATCGCCAAAGTGATCGCCCGTACGACCAAGACCCATTTTGCCGAGTTAAATGCGGTTACCGCCGGGGTGGCCGATATCAGAGCGATTGTGAACGAGGCGAAGGACCGGCTGGTTATGAACAGTCAGCGTACCACCTTGTTCGTCGACGAGATCCACCGTTTTAACAAGGGACAGCAGGATGCCCTTCTTCCCTATGTAGAGGAAGGGACGATCATCCTGATCGGAGCTACTACGGAAAATCCCTTTTTTGAAGTAAACGCGGCGCTGCTCTCCCGCTCGCAGATCTTCCAGCTCAATCCATTGAGCGAGCAGGAACTGGCCCGGGTGATCAACCGGGCGCTAACAGACCGTGAGCAGGGTCTGGGAGAGCTGGAAGTGGAGCTGACTTCAGAAGCGACCGATCATCTGGTTCACTACGCCGAAGGGGATGCGCGCCGTTTGCTCAATGCGCTGGAACTGGCGGCATTGACCACACCTCCTGGCTCAGACGGCAGGATTGTGATCACCCTGGACGTGGCGGTAGAGTCGATTCAGCGTCGTGCGGTTCGCTATGACAAGAGTGGGGACAATCACTATGATACGATCTCCGCCTTTATCAAGTCGATTCGCGGTTCTGATCCCGATGCCGCCTTGTACTGGCTGGCGCGGATGATCGACGCCGGGGAAGATCCGCGATTTATCGCTCGTCGACTGGTGATAGCCGCCTCGGAAGACATTGGCAATGCGGACCCCCAAGCCGTGACGGTAGCGGTCTCCTGTTTTCAGGCTCTTGAGCTGGTTGGCATGCCGGAGGGGCGGATTCCGCTGGCTCAGGCGACCACTTACCTGGCGACAGCGCCGAAAAGCAATGCGGCCTACAACGGGATCAATGAGGCGTTGGAGACGATACGCACGGACGGACATAAGCCGGTGCCTCTCCATCTGCGCGATCGTGCCTACAAAGGAGCGGCCAAGCTGGGACATGGAGACGGTTACCTCTACCCGCACGATTATCCCGATGGACATATTCCACAGCAGTACCTGCCGGATGGCGTAGAGTACGCGTTTTATCGTCCAAAACCGATCGGTTATGAACAACAGATCAGGGAACGCCAGGAAACACGTCGCAGTCGTCACATGTAA
- a CDS encoding tRNA threonylcarbamoyladenosine dehydratase — MLHQFSRCELAIGPEGLDRLKNSTVAVLGIGGVGSFTVEALARTGVGRLILLDRDVVDITNINRQIHATLQTIGQPKTELMKERIAAINPECDVTTMQMFYTEETAWELFEHKLDYIVDAMDTVSAKIHLILEAKRRNIPIISSMGAANKMDPTRFEVADISQTSYDPIAKVIRRELRKERVYKGVKVVYSKEIPVTTRVDVQQQIVADPQSPIRKVRQPPSSNAFVPSVAGLIMASVVVRDIVDWQPQKG; from the coding sequence ATGCTGCATCAGTTTTCTCGTTGTGAACTGGCGATTGGACCGGAGGGTCTGGACAGATTAAAAAACAGTACAGTGGCCGTGTTGGGGATTGGCGGCGTCGGTTCCTTTACGGTGGAAGCGCTGGCGCGTACCGGGGTTGGCAGACTGATTCTGCTCGATCGCGATGTGGTCGACATCACCAATATCAACCGGCAGATTCACGCTACCCTGCAGACGATTGGCCAGCCCAAGACGGAATTGATGAAAGAACGGATTGCCGCTATCAATCCGGAATGTGACGTGACGACCATGCAGATGTTTTATACGGAAGAGACGGCCTGGGAACTGTTTGAACATAAACTGGATTACATCGTTGACGCAATGGATACCGTATCGGCGAAGATTCATCTGATATTGGAGGCAAAGCGACGAAACATTCCGATCATCTCCAGCATGGGAGCGGCCAATAAAATGGACCCGACCCGCTTTGAGGTGGCGGACATCTCGCAAACCAGCTACGATCCGATTGCCAAGGTGATCCGCCGCGAGCTGCGCAAAGAGCGCGTCTACAAAGGGGTAAAAGTAGTCTACTCCAAAGAGATTCCGGTCACGACCCGCGTCGATGTACAGCAGCAGATCGTCGCTGACCCCCAATCTCCGATCCGCAAAGTACGGCAGCCGCCGTCAAGTAATGCGTTTGTTCCTTCGGTGGCAGGACTGATCATGGCCAGCGTTGTAGTAAGAGACATTGTCGACTGGCAGCCACAAAAAGGTTGA